The following is a genomic window from Bacteroidia bacterium.
GACAGCGATCTGACGTTCCGCGAGTTGACCATCGTGAAGAGCAGTTTCCTGAACATCCTGACCGGCATTCATCATTCACGCATCAAGTATCCGAGCGAGGAAGATGCGAAAGCGGCGAAAAAGATCGCGGAGCGCACGTCGAGGCTCCTTAACCTCCCATCCACAGCCGATGCGCTGCAACAGCGTCTGAAAAAACTCGATTCGTTCTGACCCATGCCCTCGTTTGCATCCGTTCTTACGGCATTCAAAACCTACATTGCTCTCGAACGCGGCTTCGCCTCCAACTCCATCGATGGCTACATGCGCGACATCGTTCGTTATACACAATGGATGGCAGATCAGGGCGGGATCGACAATCCCGGCCACATCAGCATGACCGATGTGACGCGTTACCTGAAACTCCTGGCAGATACCGGTCTTGCCGCAGCTTCCCTCTCGCGCACGATTTCGACCATCCGGCATTTCCATCGCTTCCTCCTCGACGAGGGCTACGCGCAGACGAATGCAGCCGAACTGATAGATACACCCGCGCTCACCAGGCATCTCCCCATGGTGCTGACGCAGGATGAAATGCTGCGCATTCTCGAGCAACCGGATACCTCCACTACGCTGGGCACACGCGACAAAGCGCTCCTCGAAATGCTGTACGCAACCGGAATGCGCGTCTCCGAGCTCATCTCCCTCGCATTTGAACACTTCCTCCTGCCGGAAGCCTTGATACGTATTCTCGGAAAAGGCGGCAAGGAGCGCATCGTTCCGGTGGGAAGAGAAGCGATTGAGCGGACACAGCGCTATATTACACATGTCCGTCCCCGACTCAGCAGGCGGGACAAACCAACAACAGTCATTTTTCTCAATCACCGGGGCGGTCCGCTGACACGGATGTCCATATTGAATTTCGTAAAGAAGTACGCATTATCCGCAGGTATCGCGACAGACGTGCACCCGCACACGTTCAGGCACAGCTTCGCAACGCATTTACTCGAAGGCGGAGCCGATTTACGATCCGTACAGGAGATGCTCGGGCACTCCGATATCAGCACAACGCAGATCTATACGCACATTGACCGTGACTATCTTAAAGAAGTCCACACCACCTACCATCCACGCGCCTGAATGTATTTCCCTGTGAGCTCCACATGTTCATTTCGTTCGAAGGAATAGATTTCTGCGGCAAGACGACGCAGATAGAGCGTCTGGCCAGCATCATGGAAAAGAGAGGCGAGCGATGCCTGCTCGTCCGGGAACCCGGCGGAACGGTGTTGTCGGAACAGATCAGAGCGATGTTGCTGGACAAGGGACACATCGCGATGCATGCGGTAACGGAATTGCTCCTTTTTTCCGCCGCCAGATCTCAACTCGTGCAGGAGATCATCATTCCGGCACTGCAGCGAGGGGAGCATGTGATTGCAGATCGCTTCTTCGATTCCACAACCGCCTATCAGGGTTTTGGGCGGGGTCTGGACATAGAACGCATACTCTCGCTGCATGATACCGCTGCGCATGGAATCATACCCGATCGCACGCTGTTCATCGATATCAGCGTTGAAGAAAGCTTCAGACGCCGCGTCGCCGACGGCAGAGCAACGGACCGGATGGAACAGGCTGATTTCACCTTTTTCGAACGCGTGAGAAATGGCTATCACGCGCTCGCACGGCGTTACCCGGGCAGGATCACCTTGCTCGACGGCATGCAAAGCATCGACGCGATAGCGCATCGCATCGAATCCCTGCTCTCTTCTCCAGAAAAGGACGCAATGCAGTGATACGCAACATCTTCATGCACAGACTAGGAATCACGGCACTCGCACTCGGCGTCGCCGCTTTTCTGCTTGCCGCAGGCGATGCGGATCTGCAACGACTGCTGCGAGGTCAGGAACTCATCGTGACGATGTACCGTCTCATTCTGTCGGATCATGTCGAGGAAATTCCCCCTGACGACTTGCTGGAGGCCGCGACGAAAGGGATGTTCAGCGCTATCGATCCCTATGCGGAATTTATCGAGGAACGTGGCAGCGCGGAGATGGACATCCTCAACCGCGGGTCGTATGGAGGGCTCGGGATAAAGGTCCTGACATGGAATAATAAGCACTACGTCAGCTTTGTCTACGATGCCGTCAGGACGCTCACGGAGCTGCGCCCCGGCGACATGATCGTGCAGGTGGATTCCATTCGCTTACTCAACGGCAGTGCACGCGACATGCGTGAATTGCTGCGCGGAACACCCGGCACACCGGTGTCGATTCGGATAGTGCGTCCTGGTACATCCGATACTCTCACAATCAACACGATGCGGCGCAGTGTCGAGGTAACACCGCTCGCGTATGCCGAGCTTCTCGACAACGAGATCGCGTACGTCAAGCTCGCGCGATTCTCCCGTTTCGCCGCAGATTCCTTGCGGACCACCTTGCGCGGCATGATGCGCGAAAAACCACTCAAGGGCGTCATACTCGATCTTCGCGACAATCCCGGTGGACTGCTCGAGAGTGCGGTAGCTGTCGTAAGTCTCTTCGTGCCTCCCGGTCAACCCGTTGTCAGCATGCGGGGGCGTGATCCTTCCAAGGAGCGGCATTATGCTTCACTGCCCTCCCCCATCGCCGAGAACATACCCATCGCCGTGCTCGTCAACAAGCGCAGCGCAAGCGCCAGCGAGATCGTCGCGGGCGCTATTCAGGATCTGGATCGTGGTATCGTGCTCGGGAACCGTACCTTCGGCAAGGGTCTGGTGCAGAACATTCTTCAGATGAATTACCGGACCTCGCTGAAACTGACCACGGCAAAATATTACCTCCCCTCGGGTCGCTGCATTCAACGATTTCAGTACGTGGGAGGGAAAGCTGTCACCGCAGAAGGAATAGACAGCATCGGAGCTACGTTCCGCACTCTGAAACTCGCACGCACGGTCAGACAGTCCACCGGCATCGTACCGGATCTGTCGGTACCGGACGATTCCCTGCAAGGCCCACTGCGTTGTCTCAATACTGCGCACGCCGTGTTCTTTTTTGTGAGCGATTATCTCAATACCCATGCCCGGGCACTTCCCCAGGGCGAAGCAGCACTTCAGCGGGAGTTCTCCGGATGGCTTGCCCGCAACGATCACTGTCTGGATACCGAACTCCAGGATCAGTATTCCGCACTGTTACAGCACGCCGAGCAATACCACGTTGACAAAGCTGCCCTCAACGCGCTGCGTGCCCTCGAAGGCAGGCTTGTCGTGGACAGCGATCTCGTTGTCAGGAAATACTGGAAGTGGCTGAAGCGCGAGATTGAACTGGAATTCGCACTGCAATCTTCTGGTGAACGTGCGCAGATCGTTCGCGCACTTCAGGACGATCAACTGGCGCAGACCGCCAGGGCATTGCTCCGCGATGACAAGCGGTTTCACGCAACGCTTAAAAGCGGTCCGGAGTACTGATTTGATTTGCCTGACGCGATTCCCTGAACGCGTCATCGCAGCATGACACCTGGCACCATAACCCTGCGTCTGCCGCCTTCACGGCAGCAGGTGCATGGTATCCCGTCCGCATCGCAAAAACAGTGGACACTCGGGTGATACCCGGTCACTTCCTCTTCACCATCCACAGAACATTCTTGACGTCTGCTGAATGACAGCACTCCCGAGCCTGGACCCGGGAGTACTCTATGATCATCTCGTGCATGTCAGCAGTTGCCGCCGAAACGAAGCCAGTGCTGCTTAATACGTCCACAGTGAACACGTGCGATGAAATTGTCGATGTATGCTGCGCTTCCGGGGCCATCCTTGTGATAGAATCATGCTCGAAGGCGTCGCACGCAATCAGGGGAATACCTCCCCAAATCTCTCGGTAGCGGTGCTCGTCTGCGAGGACGTTCAAAAGGAGTCCGCTGTACAATGGATCAAAAACGAGCAGTCCCTACCAGCTCAGTTTCGCGGAAAGCGCAAAGGCCTTGAAATCAACCTTCCACGCATCGAAAGAGCCGAAGTGACGGACGATGGCCGCGAGCACTTCCGGACCTTTTGAGGGGTCGCCATCACCGCCGAGGTCATTCCAGTACACATCGTGCAGTAGTGCGCCGGAGTGGTTCCAGGTTAGCGTCGTTTGAGTTCTCCGATTTCGCGTCGTTGCCGTTTACAGCGCCGTGATCCGCTGTTTCGAGTCCCTGTGCAATGGCTTTCCGGGATGCGACGTATCTGTTGTTACGCCTGTTGCAGTGCCAGTCGGAGGTCTCCGGGGAGAGCACACCCTAGGGCAGCGGCTGCGCTTCCTCCTCCGTACAGGGTCTGAGATTGAACGCCCATTCGTACGCCATCATGTACTCTTCTCATTGTTCATCAGGATGTGCCGGGTCGGCTGTTTCCATATAAGACAAGCGGTACGTGATTAGTTTACAAATAGTACAAAAAAAGCGCCACCGCATTTTGCAGTGGCGCGGGGATTCCGGTATCGGGCGGGCTCAGACGCCGAACGAGGATCCGCAGCCGCACGTGCGTACGGCATTGGGATTATTGAAGACGAAGCCCCTGCCCTGCAGACCATCGGTATAGTCCAGTTCGGTGCCATCGAGATAATACAGGCTCTTTGCGTCGACGACAAGCTTGACGCCCTGAATCTCCAGCAACTCATCGGAGTCGCGGAAATCTCCGTCAAAGCCGAGAGAATACGAAAGGCCGGAACATCCGCCTCCTTTGACGCCGATGCGCAGGCGATATTCGTCCGGGATGGCGTTCTCCTGGCGAATGTTGGTGATCTCCGCGACGGCTTTTTCGGTAAGAGTGATCTCGCCGATGTGTTCTTCTATGTGTTCTGACATGTCGGGCTCCTGACTGGCTGAGTGCGATAACGTGTGTTTATCTGTTGCTTGTTCTTCGTGCTTGCTACGCAGCTGCTTCCTTCGATGCTGCCGCCTCTTTCACCACGCGCGGACGAAGGTAACGCTCGTGATGCAGAATCCAGGTATTGCGGGAGTGCGGACGAAGTATGCTACGCTGCTCCAGGTCTGCGATAACCTGCCGGGCGATGTCATCAGCCTTCCGCGTACCGACGTCCACGCCCTCTTTCGCCCTGAAGTAATCGCGGACACCGTACTGAAAATCCCGGTAAAAAATGTTGCTCAGGTGAAATACAGGAAATCCGTGTTCCCGCATGAAATCGAGAAGTTCAGTATCCCGGCCGATGATGTTCTGCATGTACAATACTCCTGACATAAAATTCAATCCGTAATATACAAAACACGGAGTCAAAATTTGTGGTTCCTCCTCAGAACGTCCTTCCCGGGAGCACCTCGAGGGGATTGTCCGCACGGCGAGGGCTTGAGCCGCAGAGGAGCTACGCTCCGCATCGTCCATATTCCAGAGGTTTTTCCGGATTGAATGACAGGCAGGGATTCCGTAACTTGTTGTTTTGTCTCACGTGCGCGAACGTCGGTGAACATTTCGGTATTCGTCTCCGGTAGAGGATCCAACCTGCGGGCCATTCACGCGGCTGTACAGCGGGGCGAGCTCGATGCACGGCTGCGTCTGGTCATTTCCAACAGATCGGACTCCCCTGCTCTCGATTTCGGGCGGACTATCGGCGCACAGACGACATCATTGGCCGACACCGCACCCGGGAGTGAAGAAGAGACCGCCCGAATACTGGACGTGCTTCGACAGGTCGAGACGGAGTTTATCGTTCTTGCCGGTTACATGAGAATGATTCCGGAGAAGGTGGTGAAGCAATACCACCAGCGCATTGTGAACATTCATCCCGCTCTTCTGCCTTCGTTCGGAGGGAAAGGGATGTATGGGCACAAGGTTCACGAAGCCGTTCTCGCTGCCGGAGTGAAAGTCTCGGGCGCAACCGTACACCTGGTAAATGAGGAGTATGACCGCGGTCCCATCGTCATGCAACAGTGCGTTCCGGTGCTGGATAGCGATACACCCGAAACACTAGCGGCCCGGGTACTCGAAGTGGAACACGCGCTGTACTCCCGCGCCCTACAATTGCTCATCTCCGGTCGCATCCGGATCACAGAAAACAGAACCTTTATCCAATGAATGCACTTCCTATCAGACGCGCACTTATCAGTGTCTACGACAAAAGCGGCATAGTCGGCTTTGCCCGCGCGTTACAGGCCGCAGGGATCGAAATTCTCTCCACAGGCGGTACCGCCCAAATGCTGCAGGAGTACGGCATCGCCGTAACGCTTGTACAGGACGTCACAGGCTTTCCTGAAATGCTCGATGGCCGCGTCAAGACGTTGCACCCCGCGATTCATGCCGGATTGCTGGCACGTCGCGACCGCCCTGACCATCTCGCCGTAATCGCCGAGCACGGTATCGTACCGATCGATCTCGTCGTCATCAACCTCTATCCGTTTTCGAAGACGGTGGACTCCGGAGCCCGCGAGGAAGAATGCATCGAACAGATAGACATCGGTGGTCCGGCGATGATACGGTCCGCTTCCAAGAACCATGCCGCTGTGACCGTGGTGTGCGATCCGGAGGATTATGACACCGTCCTGCGCGCAGTTACCGAGCATGGGACCACCACGCTGTCCATGCGCAGGGAACTTGCGGGAAAGGCCTTCGCGCATACCGCTCACTACGATCACGCGATCGCATCCTGGCTTGAACGCGGCAGCGACCACACCGCAGCACTCCCGACACGGCTGCTCATCTCGGCGGAGAAGGTGGCTGATCTTCGCTACGGAGAGAATCCGCATCAGCCGGCTGCGCTGTACGGCGGTTTCTTCGACGATTTTGTCAAATTGCATGGGAAAGAGCTCTCCTATAACAATATCGTGGACATCGAAGCGGCGTCGCATTTGTGCGACGAATTCGACGCCGCGGCCGCCGTTATCGTCAAGCACACAAATCCATGCGGCTGCGCGACGGCCTCTTCCCTGCTTGCCGCATGGCACGATGCTCTGGCCACGGATCCCGTATCCGCTTACGGCGGTATTGTCGCCTTCAATCGCGAAGTGGACGTGCAAACCGCCGAGGCGCTCAATCAGCTGTTCACGGAAGTGGTGATCGCGCCCGCGTTCGCATCCGACGCTCTCGACATCCTTCAACGCAAACGTGACCGTCGTCTGATCAAGAAAATCGTTCACGACCAAGCCAGTCCCGGAGTGCAGGTAAAATCCATTCGAAATGGTTATCTTTGTCAGCTGGACGATACGGCCCCGATTCAGGAAACGGAATGGAAGGTCGTGACCATGCGTACGCCGGATGCAGCCGAATTTGCCGCACTGCGCTTTGCCTGGAGAGTCGCCCGGCACGTGAAATCGAATGCCATCGTCTACGCCAGGGATAGCAGGACACTGGGCATTGGCGCGGGACAAATGTCGCGCGTCGATTCCAGCAGAATTGCTGTTTCAAAGGCCGGAAACGCCGGACTTGAACTCACTGCTTCGGTCGTCGCTTCCGACGCGTTTTTTCCTTTCGCAGACGGCCTGCTGGAAGCCGTGCACGCCGGAGCCACCGCGGTCATTCAGCCCGGAGGCTCGGTGCGCGATCAGGAAGTCATTGAAGCAGCGGATGCGCACAACATAGCGATGGTGTTCACCGGTACTCGTCATTTCAAGCATTGATGCAAAAAATACTATGGGCCTGTTCAGTCTTTTCGCCAACGATATAGCAATCGACCTCGGCACCGCCAACACCCTGATCTGGGTTAAAGGAAAAGGCGTCGTTCTCAGTGAACCATCGATTGTAGCGTTCGATAAAAACACAAAAAAAATTATCGCTATCGGCAACGATGCCCGGGAGATGCAGGGGAAAACCCACCGCGAGCTGCAGGTGGTGCGACCCATGCGTGATGGGGTGATCGCCGATTTCGAAATCGCCGAGGGCATGCTTCGTGCCTTTATCAAGAAAATCATGAATAGCTGGGTGCCCTCCCGTCGCATCGTGATCTCCGTCCCAAGTGGTATCACGGAAGTGGAGAAACGGGCCGTGCGCGACAGCGCAGAGCACGCAGGGGCCAAAGAGGTCTATCTCGTCGCCGAACCCATGGCCGCCGCCATCGGTATCGGACTCAATGTGGATGCTCCTGTTGGCGACATGATTATCGATATCGGTGGCGGTACCACAGAAATTGCCGTGATCGCCCTGTCGGGAATCGTACAGGAAGAATCCATTCGCATCGCAGGCGACGAGCTGAACAGCGCCATCATTCAACACTTCAAAAAAAGTCATAACCTGCTGATCGGCGAGCGCACCGCGGAGATCATCAAATGTGAAGTCGGCTCGGCGACGCCGCTGAAACAGGAACTGGTAGTCCGCGTCAAGGGCCGCGATCTGATCGGCGGCCTGCCGACGACTGTAGAGGCCTCCTCCGTCGAAATCCGCGAAGCGCTTGCGGAACCGATCACCGCCATCGTGGAAGCGGTGAAGGTGACGCTTGAACGCACCCCTCCCGAACTCGCGGCTGACATTCTCGACCGCGGTATCATGCTTACCGGTGGCGGTGCGTTGCTCAAGGGCCTCGATGCCCGCATCAGAAAAGAGACGAATCTTCCAGTGCACGTCGCAGAGGATCCCCTCACCGCCGTCGTGCGTGGCACGGGCGCCATCATGGAGAACCTTCATCATTACAGCAAGGTCATCCTCAAGGGGAAGAAGTACTGATTTTGAACGGACTGGATGAGCGCCATGCAGCTTTTCCTCGCATTCATCAGAATCTTCCGGGAATACATCGTGCTCGTCATTCTGGCGGCACTGTCCCTGCTGCTCATGACGAACAGCAGCAGCGCGCCTGTCCGCGTCTTCCGTTCCGTGAGCATAATCTTTTTTGCGACGCTGCAGAGCGGCTCCACGTGGGCCGCTGAAGTCATTTCCCCTCGCACCGACGAGAATACGCTCCGCGACGTCAACGTGGGCTTGCTCGAAGAAGTGATGCGCCTTCGTGGATTGCAGCAGGAGAACATCGAACTCCGCCGCAGCATCGGTCTGCGTGAACGAACCCCCTATCCGCTCGTGACAGCGGAAATCGTGGGAAAGAACCTCGCTCTCGGCCAGAACATGATCACGCTCGACGTCGGCGAAGACGATAGCGTGCGTGTGAATATGCCCATTATAAGTGAAACGGGTCTCGTCGGGAAAATCGTCGCGACAAGCAATCGCTATGCGATCGGGATGCTCGCTCTGCACCGTGACTTCCGCACGCCGGCAAAAATCAAGCGTTCGCGCGTGGACGGCATCATCGCATATCACTCCGGTTCCAGACTCAGACTGCAAAACATCTGGAAAACCGCTGATGTGATCAAGGGGGATACCATCGTCACGTCTGAATACAGCAACGTTTTTCCACCCGAAATCCTTATTGGTGTTGTTACGAGCATAGGACCCGGCGAGGGCGGTTTATTCAGTCAGATCGAGGTGCAGCCCCTCGCGGCATTCTCTTCTCTTGAACGCGTGTTCGTCGTATTGCGGAAGAGCAATGAAGAGCGCAACAGACTGGAGCGGACAAACGTCGCCGGCGAGGAAAGCCCATGAACAGCGAAGTCCGTTTTCACGTGTGGGCCGCAGGCAGTATGCTCGGTTTGGCAGCGCTCCAGGTTGCCCTCGGGAGTCTTATGGACATTGGCGGCGTGATACCGGCCTTCCTCCTCATAGGGGTGCTGTTCCTGTCTCAACTCCGCGGTCAACTCGCAGCGATGCTGCACGGATTTCCGGCAGGAATTCTGGTGGATCTGTATGCCGGTGAGCTTGTCGGGATAACCGCGCTCGCCTTGATTATCGCCGGATTTGCCATCGGCTATACGTATGACCAGGAGCGCCGCGAACGCGTCATCCGTTCTCCGCGCATGGTTCTGTTGATCGCCGCCGGGGCGTTGCTCTATCACTCGGTGTATGTGTTCTCGTATATCCGAAGCCTCGATGTCGATTTCCTGGCGTTGCTGCTCGCACAAACGATCGGCGGAACCGTGTATACCACAATTCTTGGGAGCATTCTGGTACTGATTCTCGCGCGTACGACCCGAAAGATCATGGTGGAGTAACAGTAATGATGGAGAATCTGGAATTCGCGGGGCGCAGACGTGCGTATATTCTCGGCGGCCTGATCGTCTTCTCACTGGCGCTGCTGGTGATACGTTTGGTGGATCTCCAGTTCTTGCAGTATGAGAGCTTCCGCTCCACTGCGGAAAAAAACTCCATCAGGCAACAACCAAAGAGTCCGTTACGCGGGAATATGTATGATCGTGATGGTGCGCTGATTGTCGAAAACAACCCCAGCTACACCCTGACAATCACCCCCTTCGAATTTCAATGGCACACACTGCCACTCCTCGTGCGTCTCTTTGACGTGGACACGAATCTTGTCCGCTACCGCGTGACACGGGCCGGCATCAATTCCTTTGATCCGGTGAAAATACTCCCGAATCTGAGCTTCGCACAGGTCAGCCTGCTCGAGGAGAACAGGACACTCCTCCCGGGGGTCGGATTTCTGATCGAAAGTACGCGTCGGTACAATCTCGACGCGCGCATGGCACACCTGCTCGGCTATACGAAGGAAATCTCCCCGACACTTCTGCGAACGCTGGGCGAGTATTATCAGCCGGGCGATATTGTCGGCTTCAACGGCATAGAGGCGTACTACGAACCCATTCTTCGCGGACGGAAAGGGTATGGCTATCACACGGTGAACGCCATGGGAAGAGTGGTGGAAAGCTTCGAACACGGTCGCTCCGATATTCCCGCCCGTGAAGGAGCGGACCTCTTCCTCTCGATTGATCAGCAATTGCAGCGCTACGGCGAGCAAATCATGCGAAATCGGCGCGGCGCCATCGTCGCCATGGACCCGCGTAACGGGGAGGTTCTTGCCTTCGTCAGCGCACCCGATTACGACCTGAATGACCTCAGCGGAAAAATCAGCCCGGAAGTCTGGAACGGACTTATCGGAAACCCTGCCAAGCCCATGTACAATCGATGTTCCATGGCTGCATATCCGCCCGGCTCCACATTCAAGATGCTCGTCGCCGTTGCGGCATTGCAGGAAGGCATTATTGATCCGGACACGAAAATTCACTGCCCCGGTTCCTACCCGCTCGCAGGCAAGGATTTCCGTTGCCATGGTGCGCATGGGAATGTCGGCGTGGTAGCCGCTCTGGAGTATTCCTGCAATGTGTTTTTCTACAAACTGATCTTCAAGCTGGGTTTCGCGAATCTTCAGAAATACGGGGCACTGTTTCATTTCGGCAGACCCACCGGCATGGACATCAGCAATGAGTCCGCCGGTATCGTCCCGAGCGAAGAATACTACAACCGGCGCTACGGCACCCGATGGAATATCGGCTATCTCGTGAATCTCGGCATTGGTCAGGGTGAAGTCAACACCACCCCTCTGCAGATGGCTGCCTATACCGCGGCGATCGCAAACGGCGGGACCTACTACACACCGCACGCCGTACGGAAGGTTCGCGACAGATTTCGTAACCAGACCACCGATATACCGGTGAAATCGGAGAAGCTGCCGATCTCACGTGAAGCGATGTCCGTTATCCAGCGCGGTATGTTGCGCGTCGTCCATGGAGGAGGGACAGGGTACGCGGCGAGAGTGTCGGGAGTCCGTGTGGCCGGAAAAACAGGTACCGCGCAAAATCCTCCGAATCCGGATCACGCATGGTTCGTCGGCTACGCTCCGTTCGAGGAGCCGACAATCGCCGTCGCTGTCATCGTCGAGAACGGGGGTTTCGGGGGATCCACCGCCGCGCCCATCGCCGCTGCGATGATACGGCAATATCTTTATCCCCAGAGACGCGAGGCATCAAGCGTGCGCGACAGCACCGAGGTCGCTCCGGCAGTTGAAATCCCGGTTGTGCATCCTTCACATCCAGTGGCTGATTGATGAAGGGACGCGGCATTTCTCCTTACGTACGACGCCTGGACTGGATGATTCTTGCACCGGTCCTCCTCCTCGTCGCTTTCGGTCTGCTCGCGATCTTCAGCGCTACGCACAACGCCGAACTGATCGTGAAATTCCAGAAACAGATTTTCTGGGCCGCATTGGGTATACTGTCGCTGTTGCTCGTCTTACTGGCACCCCCACGATTCTTTCATTACAGCGCATATCTGCTGTATGGGGCAGCATTGCTCCTGTTATCCCTCGTGCTCGTGTTCGGCCATACCGTATCCGGTAACGCCGGCTGGTTCGGCATCGGCGGCTTCGGGGTGCAGCCTTCGGAGTTCGCGAAAATCGCCACCATCCTTGCACTGGCGCGCTATCTGTCGGATCGGACGACAAGCTTACGTTCCTTACCGGATATCGGCAAGGCGATCGGCATTGTCGCATTGCCCTGGCTCCTCATCTTCATGCAGCCGGATTTCGGGACAGGATTGGTGTACTGGGTATTTTTTATTTCGATGCTGTTCTGGTCCGGAGCGGAGATGCTGCTGCTCATCGTCATGCTCTCACCGGTTCTCGTGGCGGTGCTGGCGATCATCGATCTGTGGTACTTCATACTTGCCACACTGGTCGTGGCAGGACTGTATTACATCGTGCGAAGGAACCTCGGTTTCGCGCTCATTTTCTTCGCCTTCAATCTTTCGATCGGTTTTGGTGTACAATACGCATACGAGCACCTACCTGCATATCAGAAGGCGCGCATTGCCGTATTCATTGACCCCTCACAAGCCCCGCTCTCGGCAGGGTGGAACGTCATACAGTCCAAAGTCGCGGTCGGCTCGGGAGGACTCTTCGGCAAAGGATACTTGCAGGGGACACAGACACAGCTCCGCTTCGTACCGGAGCAGTGGACCGATTTCATTTTCTGCGTTCCCGCAGAGGAATTCGGTTTCATTGGCGCCGTCATCATCCTCCTTCTCTATGGCCTCCTCTTTATCCGCGGTCTGGTTATAGCAAAGAATCTGGAATTGCGCTTTGCCAGCCTTGTTGTCGCCGGGCTGGTTGCCATGCTTGCCTTTCACGTGGTCGTGAGCATTGGCATGAGTCTTGGAACAATCCCCGTCATAGGCATCCCGCTCCCCTTCATGAGTTACGGCGGGTCCTTTTTCATCACATCCATGGTTGCTATCGGGATAATACTCCACGCCTGGATGTACAGAACAGGGATGGAGTAGACGACAGGCAGGTGTCGGAACGACGTACGTCATGTAGAAACTGCGAGCGAGGCAGGTACACCGTGCGACCCTCACCCGACAGAGGGTTTGCGTATCCTGTTCTTCCTCGGTACTTTAGTAAGATTACGGATGTGCAGGCACGTATGTCCGTCGTTATGCACCGATGCAGAGGATACACCACTTCTCAAATCGCCAGATCGTGACAATAATCCCGAATTCACAAGTGTTATACACACGCATCTCAGATTCAGAACGCCAGGTAACGGAGTATTATCATGCCTGAAGAACAGATCTCGTTAAAAGATCTCGAACAAGAAATGTCTATCGCAGCACCGCAGGAAACCGCGCGCATTGATTACGTGGGACTCGTCGGCGGCGGAGTCATGGGCCGTGGCCTCGCCCATACACTTTCCGCGCAGGGTCTGAACGTCCTCATCGTCGAGCGGGACGAGGAACGTGCACAACTGTGCCTCGACGGCCTCGCCGAAAATATGGATCGTGAAATCCAGCGTTGGAGCATGACGTCCAGTGAAAAACGCGCCCTGCTCAGCCGAATCAAAGTCACTACCGACATCACCGAAGTATCGCATACCGATTTTGTGATGGAAGTGGTGGATGAGCAATTCGATCTCAAGCAGGAATTACTCCTGAAACTCGACAAATTGTGTTCGCCGGGCACCATCATCGCGTCGAACA
Proteins encoded in this region:
- the rodA gene encoding rod shape-determining protein RodA; this encodes MKGRGISPYVRRLDWMILAPVLLLVAFGLLAIFSATHNAELIVKFQKQIFWAALGILSLLLVLLAPPRFFHYSAYLLYGAALLLLSLVLVFGHTVSGNAGWFGIGGFGVQPSEFAKIATILALARYLSDRTTSLRSLPDIGKAIGIVALPWLLIFMQPDFGTGLVYWVFFISMLFWSGAEMLLLIVMLSPVLVAVLAIIDLWYFILATLVVAGLYYIVRRNLGFALIFFAFNLSIGFGVQYAYEHLPAYQKARIAVFIDPSQAPLSAGWNVIQSKVAVGSGGLFGKGYLQGTQTQLRFVPEQWTDFIFCVPAEEFGFIGAVIILLLYGLLFIRGLVIAKNLELRFASLVVAGLVAMLAFHVVVSIGMSLGTIPVIGIPLPFMSYGGSFFITSMVAIGIILHAWMYRTGME